A segment of the Mogibacterium diversum genome:
AGATGAGTTTGCTGCGCAGATTAATAGAGCTAGGTTTATTGATAATGGCAAGACTCTTGAGGTTGCTCTAGACAAGAATGTTCATGTAACAGATAACGGTAAGTCAAAGATAGAAATCTATGATGGGAATCCTGATGATGGGGGAACACTAGTTCATACCCTTGGAAGTGGGGATAAAGTGGATTCCCAGTTCGAAACGCTTAATATTTCACTCAAGGATGCGTTAGACATTAAAAGACCTCTATATGTAAAGATAAATAAAGGTGCAATCAAAGATAGCAAGAACAAGGTTCTAGGAGAGAATATCAGAGAGCCGATCGTACGCGACGTTACTGTAGACAGCGTCGTGTTCTCTAAGACTAAGTTCGATAGTGATGGTGGTGCGCTTACAGTAAACCTAGCTGGTAGTAGATTTGAAGCGACAACTAATCTAAAGCTGTCGCTAGTAGATGAGGCTGGAAATGTTATAAATGGGGAGACGTCATTCGTTTCTGCTAAGAGTGCTGAGTTTAAATTCAAGCTCCCTGAGAACGGCAGTGAAGATAACGTAAAGTACAAGGCGGTACTAACGGCAGACGGTAAGGAAGTTGATACTGCAGGTGCATTTAACGGAACCAAGAAGGTTACCGTTCTAACTGCAAAGGAGGACGAGGTAATACCTGGTGCAGTTACATCATATTCGCTGACAGGCGCTGATGATCAGGATCCATCAGATGATACATTTGAAGGTACAGTCGAAGAGTACGTAACACCGGCTGCAACTCTCGAGCTAAATGGAAGCAACCTTAATACAGACAATGTAAAGATTAAGGCTGTTGATGAAAATGGTGTGGAGTGGCCTACAACGCCAGTTCCACTCTGCAATTCTATGTATAGATTCCAGGCTGTTCCTAATTATGTGGATCCAGCTGGTACTAAGATGAAATTTGACCTCATGGCACCAACTAATATAGGAGCAGATAAGACGTACACGGTAACGGTGTCCCTGGATGGTGGAAAGACATATCTATCTCAGCCAAAGTATAAGATGATTATCCACAACAATGGATATATGGGAGATAAACTATTCACTCCAGCACAGATGCAGAACCTCATAAATATCGAAGTCAACTACGTGGATGAGAGTGGAAATAAGCTAGCTGCTTCAGACAATTATAAAGCTTACGGAGTGTCTGAGATTTACTCATTAGGTATCAAGGCTAAGAAGATCAAAGGCTATGCGGTTCAGTCGAGTGATGTAGATCAAGAGCTTCTAGATAACGGATTTGTTGCATCACTTCCAAGCAACAAGATTACGTTCACATATGGTAAGGCTGAACCTAACAAGATGATTGAAGGAAATGGCAGCAGCTATGACCTTGCTCTAGGCACAGACTTAAACTTTAGAGCATCAGCTCCAGTTTCGGAGTTTGAATCTGCTGTTGTTACAGGTACGAATTATAGGAAAGTTCTAACGGAAGGAACTGACTTCGAGAAGAGCTCCGGAAGCACTAGGGTCAAGCTAAAGGCTGCATACCTTAAAACTCTAAAGCCAGGTAGATATAGGCTAGAGGTTAATGAAGCTTCTGGAACTGCTACTGCAGAGTTTACCGTCTATGATTCGAGAAATGCTTCTTCTGGAAGTAAAATCAGTGTTACTAAGCACGGAAAAGGAAGGTATGCTATAAAGTCTAGTAGAATCTACAGGCGAGGTGTAGTTCAGACGGGAGATAATTTACCGTTCATGCCGTTTGTAATCTTTGGAGCGTCTATTTCTGCACTGGCGATAGTGACGGTTAGTCGTAGAAAACGCTATAGATAAATACGGCGAGGGAAAAATGCATAACGTGATGTCAAAGCAGAAAGGCGACCCGCCTTTCTGCTTTTTTTGTAGAAGTAATTAAAATAAAAGATTTGACAATAATTGCCAAATAATTATTGACAATGCTAATCTCTTGTGCTAATTTATAAAGTTTCGATTGTTGCTTTTTAAATACAGTTATAATATAATTTTATTAAGTACAAGATGTAGAGAGAGGAGGCTGCTTTGTTCAATATCGGAGATAGTATTGCGTATCCAATGCACGGGGCGGGAGTTGTTACTGAAATCGAAGAAAAAGAAGTTCTCGGTGAGATTTGCCGCTATTATCATGTAAGCCTCCCGTACAGCAAGATGCATGTGATGGTTCCTGTCGATAATTCGGACAAGGTGGGGGTTAGAGCCATCATTTGCAAGGAAGATATCCAAGGAGTGCTTAATGTCCTTGGTGATGAGTCCGATAAGATGTCTAATAACTGGAATAGAAGGTATAGAGAGAATACCGAGAAGCTTCGCACTGGGGATATCTATGAAGTCGCCGGTGTGGTGAGAAACCTCGTTCGTAGCGATAGGATCAAGAAGCTTTCGACTGGGGAGAAGAAACTCCTCGGCAATGCTAAGCAAATCCTCGAGAGTGAATTAGTACTTGCAGGAGGGCTTTCTCTCGACGAGGCTGATAGCCTAGTAGAATCAAATATTTAGCCATAAGGGTGCTTGTTGCGTC
Coding sequences within it:
- a CDS encoding leucine-rich repeat domain-containing protein, translated to MKRKLAALITCLMIFISQVMTTSYAGVYDGYVRDRASLNADNVSEKNYKIFSPDLSEDTEVIETKKDLADEAAKTYESVAIDEAHFPSDGFRKLVSENFDTDGDGTLSSDEIREAKIVNSEGDYEIDSLKGIEYLANLKKLNVYSDTLSEVNITKNPELQILSLSGDGAITSIDTSRNAKLRVFNVTNSSLESVDLTKNPELRIFTVPLTSLRSVDLRNNPYLKRCEVPGTQVKELDVTHNKRLQALNVENTSVSKVDTSNNRDLYEFYFNSTPISSVDFSKNWNLTQVQANDTKLKSIDFSHCKALTLFWMRNTEIDTLDLSNNKYFSELAAGNSKLKALDVADKTFLKTIEIENTPVKHLDVSSARNLVGLNVSGTQIKKLDVSKNTNLNVLNVSGTKIKSLNINNNKDLRRLNFDNTSIKGMERVDAAKLTALEELSCKNSGVEEITKPASNNISLWNVDGNKLKQLDLNQFSAYQGIAVSPQNITVRGKEKNGTLQVDMHDLVDDVSKVSGVTGANATYSAGTGVVTFGTSGDRTFTYDYETGNTGAPKMKVNVKVLSDLDPDEFAAQINRARFIDNGKTLEVALDKNVHVTDNGKSKIEIYDGNPDDGGTLVHTLGSGDKVDSQFETLNISLKDALDIKRPLYVKINKGAIKDSKNKVLGENIREPIVRDVTVDSVVFSKTKFDSDGGALTVNLAGSRFEATTNLKLSLVDEAGNVINGETSFVSAKSAEFKFKLPENGSEDNVKYKAVLTADGKEVDTAGAFNGTKKVTVLTAKEDEVIPGAVTSYSLTGADDQDPSDDTFEGTVEEYVTPAATLELNGSNLNTDNVKIKAVDENGVEWPTTPVPLCNSMYRFQAVPNYVDPAGTKMKFDLMAPTNIGADKTYTVTVSLDGGKTYLSQPKYKMIIHNNGYMGDKLFTPAQMQNLINIEVNYVDESGNKLAASDNYKAYGVSEIYSLGIKAKKIKGYAVQSSDVDQELLDNGFVASLPSNKITFTYGKAEPNKMIEGNGSSYDLALGTDLNFRASAPVSEFESAVVTGTNYRKVLTEGTDFEKSSGSTRVKLKAAYLKTLKPGRYRLEVNEASGTATAEFTVYDSRNASSGSKISVTKHGKGRYAIKSSRIYRRGVVQTGDNLPFMPFVIFGASISALAIVTVSRRKRYR
- a CDS encoding CarD family transcriptional regulator; protein product: MFNIGDSIAYPMHGAGVVTEIEEKEVLGEICRYYHVSLPYSKMHVMVPVDNSDKVGVRAIICKEDIQGVLNVLGDESDKMSNNWNRRYRENTEKLRTGDIYEVAGVVRNLVRSDRIKKLSTGEKKLLGNAKQILESELVLAGGLSLDEADSLVESNI